Proteins encoded by one window of Culicoides brevitarsis isolate CSIRO-B50_1 chromosome 2, AGI_CSIRO_Cbre_v1, whole genome shotgun sequence:
- the LOC134829264 gene encoding uncharacterized protein LOC134829264 isoform X2 codes for MGNYCHSGESKQDDDNASEKSTTPPILKNLSDHNYTENYDQSNSQDNVQTIKEAIYLEETLSTENVLDKSDLNALSGSSNSPKLEHLPPLPPALHLLYGNPNMISKIQKESKIVFYILSPTLGPSIEKDVFFKCFDYVNRKYQCSEADFEIHMYDLHDDHATTSKTLWKEKQPYIQGSEQHDQAANCLFAISKYINSCYLVPILMLNDSVGDILLPLSFETQDFVSLISKVEQQNPEDKLLVEKWYKLDKKSKPQCYRLQIKSNMIEKKESERVLHILTENLSVELLDLYLTTIVEQEINHTILFNQDVAKRCLWIQNTCETQNSSEIGKLESENLRRITNLRQELSMHLSDNQVFGSNFLTSVQQDQLELALQASLCNIVENIIDDYSSKVKVPNCTNGVDRRLLFELDSTDRFIKYLIQNRANFDILDDIKSFYQSSSKNIMIVEGLSGAGKTTLIAKIADVINLWKPNTIIITRFCKMSYYKCTPLMLLRSIVEQLSMLIMNKPYQKYENDLQSVLATLKEILSSTNKPICFLFDDFHITFKNKLEDVTWLNSMFTPHIKCIITLPVYEKPPTDVLTLKDFQSIDVQKLEVVQIKCPASQWKNIITHGIGDINTTIMNSDLLATWSTTEERILVKAKILWWLTWLGVGDLPEMSLKLLSFKVLNVIEEMFGEEITSYFISIIAASRCGLLESELIELFKEKYNEKSYSINSRFLWGKFSWAIGSLLSNGKNVYFVDSVLMDAIKEKYAQQIADAHKILLKYYTSQPDQYQHETFKRWNLQKFTELPYQSSIIDNENFNMSIYMTDLSWISSKLDCLGICSFFEDTLLCKSENSAHILFLCQIINQNFTSLTFDALQIHAHMQSSEEKLQNSQTIDPFIKKKWMSGLNIKSTYLKEKNIVDVENSESYSYDTAVSLSCPGNYVVMLSKTDQQLCVWDVERCKKVRVLKNVPQPQSISLVGEYCVAVLCNREIKLIDLDNGKHVLTLKGVMNQKMPYFAVHDPEHIVCLSRNRMYVNLMNLKSGDCITTFKAGEDRFLNSLLVSGDGRILVCGDETSKPFPLLVWNLTQRKLLYDLRIPHHDFVTALSGNCRGTLVGHTAPVTLLKIDTSGRILLSGDIECRDQSIRIWELHTGLHLATYTPKLNILACELSSDGNYVVLTFKGSSAVQTLELRGLDYLKKQNNSTFGNEDFEGTVFDLNC; via the exons ATGGGAAATTATTGTCATTCTGGTGAATCAAAACAAGATGATGATAATGCATCAGAAAAATCTACAac accaccaatactgaaaaatttatcggaTCACAATTACACAGAAAACTACGATCAATCAAATTCTCAGGATAATGTTCAAACCATAAAAGaagcaatttatttagaaGAAACACTATCCACCGAAAATGTTTTAGATAAATCTG ATTTGAATGCTTTGAGTGGCAGTTCGAATTCTCCTAAATTAGAACACCTGCCACCTTTACCTCCTGCTTTACATTTATTGTATGGCAACCCCAACATGATATCTAAAATACAAAAGGAAtcgaaaattgttttctatattttatcaCCTACTctag GTCCTTCGATTGAAAaagatgtattttttaaatgttttgattaTGTTAATCGAAAATACCAGTGCTCAGAGGCAGATTTTGAGATACATATGTACGACCTTCATGATGACCATGCAACaacatcaaaaactttgtGGAAAGAAAAACAACCTTATATTCAAGGCTCGGAACAACATGACCAAGCTGCAAATTGCTTATTTGCCATTTCCA AATATATAAACAGCTGCTACCTCGTACCTATATTGATGTTAAACGATTCAGTTGGAGATATATTACTTCCATTGTCATTTGAAACACAAGATTTTGTTTCTCTAATTAGTAAAGTGGAACAACAAAATCCAGAAGATAAGTTGTTAGTAGAAAAATG GTATAAGCTTGATAAGAAATCCAAACCCCAATGTTACAGGCTCCAAATAAAG AGCAatatgatagaaaaaaaagaatcagaGCGTGTGTTACAtattttaacggaaaatttatCGGTTGAGCTATTAGATCTATATCTGACCACTATTGTGGAACAA gaAATCAACCACACAATACTTTTCAATCAAGATGTTGCAAAACGTTGTCTTTGGATTCAAAATACATGTGAAACACAAAATAGCAGTGAAATAGGAAAATtggaaagtgaaaatttaagacGTATTACAAATTTGCGACAAGAGCTTTCT ATGCATTTATCAGATAATCAAGTGTTTGGATCGAATTTCCTTACATCGGTTCAACAGGATCAACTGGAATTAGCCTTACAGGCATCCCTCTGTAATATTGTAGAAAATATTATAGATGATTACAGTTCTAAAGTGAAAGTTCCAAATTGTACAAATGGTGTTGATAGACGCTTACTATTTGAGTTAGATAGTACAGAtcgttttataaaatatcttaTACAAAATCgtgcaaattttgacattttagacGATATTAAGAG TTTTTATCAGTCGAGCtccaaaaatattatgatagtTGAAGGACTTTCTGGGGCAGGAAAAACAACCCTTATAGCTAAAATTGCAGATGTTATAAATTTGTGGAAACCAAATACTATAATCATAACAAg ATTTTGTAAAATGTCATATTACAAATGTACACCTTTGATGTTGTTAAGATCAATTGTCGAGCAATTATCAATGTTGATAATGAATAAACcttatcaaaaatatgaaaat gaCCTACAGTCTGTGTTAGCcacattaaaagaaatattatcgTCAACTAACAAaccaatttgttttttatttgatgactTTCACAtcacattcaaaaataaattagaagatGTTACTTGGTTAAACTCAATGTTTACCCCGCATATTAAATGTATCATAACTCTGCCAGTGTATGAAAAACCACCAACTGATGTACTAACATTGAAAGATTTCCAATCAATTGATGTCCAAAAACTAGAGGTAGTACAAATAAAATGTCCAGCATCtcaatggaaaaatataataacacATGGTATAGGCGATATTAATACTACAATTATGAATTCAGATTTACTGGCCACTTGGTCTACCACCGAAGAAAGAATATTAGTAAAAGCCAAG ATACTATGGTGGTTAACGTGGTTGGGTGTAGGCGATTTACCTGAAATGTCACTTAAACTTTTGTCGTTCAAAGTCCTAAACGTAATAGAGGAAATGTTTGGAGAAGAGATTACCTCTTATTTCATTTCCATTATTGCTGCGTCTAGGTGTGGACTTCTTGAATCCGAGCTGATAGAATTGTTCAAAGAAAAGTACAATGAAAAATCTT ATTCAATAAACTCGAGATTCTTATGGGGCAAATTCAGCTGGGCGATAGGATCACTTTTatcaaatggaaaaaatgtctATTTCGTTGACAGTGTATTGATGGATgctattaaagaaaaatatgcacAACAGATTGCAGAtgcacataaaatattattaaaatattacacaTCACAACCTGATCAGTACCAACATGAAACATTTAAGAG ATGGAATCTGCAAAAGTTTACTGAACTGCCCTATCAGTCGTCAATTAttgacaatgaaaattttaatatgtcaATATATATGACCGATCTTTCTTGGATTTCATCAAAGTTAGATTGTTTAGGAATTTGCTCGTTTTTTGAGGATACCTTATTGTGTAAAAGTGAAAACTCAGCacatattctttttttgtgccaaattattaaccaaaattttacttctctTACGTTTGATGCTCTACAAATACACGCACATATGCAAAGCTCCGAAGAAAAGCTTCAGAATTCTCAAACTATTGAtccctttattaaaaaaaaatggatgtcTGGTCTGAATATAAAATCAACTTACCTCAAGGAGAAAAACATTGTTGATGTTGAAAACTCCGAGTCTTATTCTTATGATACAGCTGTCAGTCTTAGTTGTCCAGGAAATTATGTGGTTATGCTAAGTAAAACAGACCAACAACTTTGTGTTTGGGATGTGGAAAG gtgtAAAAAAGTTCGTGTACTCAAAAATGTTCCTCAACCTCAGTCAATTTCTTTGGTAGGAGAGTATTGTGTGGCAGTATTGTGCAATCGAGAGATTAAACTAATAGACTTGGATAATGGAAAACATGtg CTTACTCTGAAAGGTGTAATGAACCAGAAAATGCCCTATTTTGCCGTTCATGATCCTGAACATATAGTTTGTCTTTCGAGAAACCGAATGTATgtgaatttgatgaatttaaaatcCGGAGATTGCATCACAACCTTCAAAGCGGGAGAG gatcgatttttaaattccttaCTGGTATCAGGGGATGGAAg gatATTAGTATGTGGAGACGAAACGAG CAAACCTTTTCCATTGCTGGTATGGAACTTAACCCAAAGAAAGTTACTTTACGATTTACGTATACCTCATCATGACTTTGTAACTGCATTATCAG gAAACTGTCGAGGTACATTAGTAGGGCATACTGCACCAGTCactttactaaaaattgacaCATCAGGAAGGATTTTGCTTTCTGGTGATATTGAATGTAGAGATCAATCGATTAGAATATGGGAACTACACACGG gATTGCATTTGGCAACATACACGCCGAAGCTAAATATTTTAGCTTGTGAATTATCATCAGATGGCAATTATGTGGTTCTCACTTTCAAAGGTTCTTCGGCCGTTCAAACATTAGAGCTGCGTGGGttagattatttaaaaaaacaaaacaactcTACTTTTGGAAACGAGGATTTTGAAGGAActgtttttgatttgaattgttaa
- the LOC134829264 gene encoding uncharacterized protein LOC134829264 isoform X1: protein MGNYCHSGESKQDDDNASEKSTTPPILKNLSDHNYTENYDQSNSQDNVQTIKEAIYLEETLSTENVLDKSDLNALSGSSNSPKLEHLPPLPPALHLLYGNPNMISKIQKESKIVFYILSPTLGPSIEKDVFFKCFDYVNRKYQCSEADFEIHMYDLHDDHATTSKTLWKEKQPYIQGSEQHDQAANCLFAISKYINSCYLVPILMLNDSVGDILLPLSFETQDFVSLISKVEQQNPEDKLLVEKWYKLDKKSKPQCYRLQIKSNMIEKKESERVLHILTENLSVELLDLYLTTIVEQEINHTILFNQDVAKRCLWIQNTCETQNSSEIGKLESENLRRITNLRQELSMHLSDNQVFGSNFLTSVQQDQLELALQASLCNIVENIIDDYSSKVKVPNCTNGVDRRLLFELDSTDRFIKYLIQNRANFDILDDIKSFYQSSSKNIMIVEGLSGAGKTTLIAKIADVINLWKPNTIIITRFCKMSYYKCTPLMLLRSIVEQLSMLIMNKPYQKYENDLQSVLATLKEILSSTNKPICFLFDDFHITFKNKLEDVTWLNSMFTPHIKCIITLPVYEKPPTDVLTLKDFQSIDVQKLEVVQIKCPASQWKNIITHGIGDINTTIMNSDLLATWSTTEERILVKAKILWWLTWLGVGDLPEMSLKLLSFKVLNVIEEMFGEEITSYFISIIAASRCGLLESELIELFKEKYNEKSYSINSRFLWGKFSWAIGSLLSNGKNVYFVDSVLMDAIKEKYAQQIADAHKILLKYYTSQPDQYQHETFKRWNLQKFTELPYQSSIIDNENFNMSIYMTDLSWISSKLDCLGICSFFEDTLLCKSENSAHILFLCQIINQNFTSLTFDALQIHAHMQSSEEKLQNSQTIDPFIKKKWMSGLNIKSTYLKEKNIVDVENSESYSYDTAVSLSCPGNYVVMLSKTDQQLCVWDVERCKKVRVLKNVPQPQSISLVGEYCVAVLCNREIKLIDLDNGKHVLTLKGVMNQKMPYFAVHDPEHIVCLSRNRMYVNLMNLKSGDCITTFKAGEDRFLNSLLVSGDGRILVCGDETSKPFPLLVWNLTQRKLLYDLRIPHHDFVTALSAITHEGSYVAVVAKEIVEPSPNFIVVYDLQSGTLFKKWKPACNTVALSISQKNMCVIAGLEDAKIVMWDLITGNCRGTLVGHTAPVTLLKIDTSGRILLSGDIECRDQSIRIWELHTGLHLATYTPKLNILACELSSDGNYVVLTFKGSSAVQTLELRGLDYLKKQNNSTFGNEDFEGTVFDLNC from the exons ATGGGAAATTATTGTCATTCTGGTGAATCAAAACAAGATGATGATAATGCATCAGAAAAATCTACAac accaccaatactgaaaaatttatcggaTCACAATTACACAGAAAACTACGATCAATCAAATTCTCAGGATAATGTTCAAACCATAAAAGaagcaatttatttagaaGAAACACTATCCACCGAAAATGTTTTAGATAAATCTG ATTTGAATGCTTTGAGTGGCAGTTCGAATTCTCCTAAATTAGAACACCTGCCACCTTTACCTCCTGCTTTACATTTATTGTATGGCAACCCCAACATGATATCTAAAATACAAAAGGAAtcgaaaattgttttctatattttatcaCCTACTctag GTCCTTCGATTGAAAaagatgtattttttaaatgttttgattaTGTTAATCGAAAATACCAGTGCTCAGAGGCAGATTTTGAGATACATATGTACGACCTTCATGATGACCATGCAACaacatcaaaaactttgtGGAAAGAAAAACAACCTTATATTCAAGGCTCGGAACAACATGACCAAGCTGCAAATTGCTTATTTGCCATTTCCA AATATATAAACAGCTGCTACCTCGTACCTATATTGATGTTAAACGATTCAGTTGGAGATATATTACTTCCATTGTCATTTGAAACACAAGATTTTGTTTCTCTAATTAGTAAAGTGGAACAACAAAATCCAGAAGATAAGTTGTTAGTAGAAAAATG GTATAAGCTTGATAAGAAATCCAAACCCCAATGTTACAGGCTCCAAATAAAG AGCAatatgatagaaaaaaaagaatcagaGCGTGTGTTACAtattttaacggaaaatttatCGGTTGAGCTATTAGATCTATATCTGACCACTATTGTGGAACAA gaAATCAACCACACAATACTTTTCAATCAAGATGTTGCAAAACGTTGTCTTTGGATTCAAAATACATGTGAAACACAAAATAGCAGTGAAATAGGAAAATtggaaagtgaaaatttaagacGTATTACAAATTTGCGACAAGAGCTTTCT ATGCATTTATCAGATAATCAAGTGTTTGGATCGAATTTCCTTACATCGGTTCAACAGGATCAACTGGAATTAGCCTTACAGGCATCCCTCTGTAATATTGTAGAAAATATTATAGATGATTACAGTTCTAAAGTGAAAGTTCCAAATTGTACAAATGGTGTTGATAGACGCTTACTATTTGAGTTAGATAGTACAGAtcgttttataaaatatcttaTACAAAATCgtgcaaattttgacattttagacGATATTAAGAG TTTTTATCAGTCGAGCtccaaaaatattatgatagtTGAAGGACTTTCTGGGGCAGGAAAAACAACCCTTATAGCTAAAATTGCAGATGTTATAAATTTGTGGAAACCAAATACTATAATCATAACAAg ATTTTGTAAAATGTCATATTACAAATGTACACCTTTGATGTTGTTAAGATCAATTGTCGAGCAATTATCAATGTTGATAATGAATAAACcttatcaaaaatatgaaaat gaCCTACAGTCTGTGTTAGCcacattaaaagaaatattatcgTCAACTAACAAaccaatttgttttttatttgatgactTTCACAtcacattcaaaaataaattagaagatGTTACTTGGTTAAACTCAATGTTTACCCCGCATATTAAATGTATCATAACTCTGCCAGTGTATGAAAAACCACCAACTGATGTACTAACATTGAAAGATTTCCAATCAATTGATGTCCAAAAACTAGAGGTAGTACAAATAAAATGTCCAGCATCtcaatggaaaaatataataacacATGGTATAGGCGATATTAATACTACAATTATGAATTCAGATTTACTGGCCACTTGGTCTACCACCGAAGAAAGAATATTAGTAAAAGCCAAG ATACTATGGTGGTTAACGTGGTTGGGTGTAGGCGATTTACCTGAAATGTCACTTAAACTTTTGTCGTTCAAAGTCCTAAACGTAATAGAGGAAATGTTTGGAGAAGAGATTACCTCTTATTTCATTTCCATTATTGCTGCGTCTAGGTGTGGACTTCTTGAATCCGAGCTGATAGAATTGTTCAAAGAAAAGTACAATGAAAAATCTT ATTCAATAAACTCGAGATTCTTATGGGGCAAATTCAGCTGGGCGATAGGATCACTTTTatcaaatggaaaaaatgtctATTTCGTTGACAGTGTATTGATGGATgctattaaagaaaaatatgcacAACAGATTGCAGAtgcacataaaatattattaaaatattacacaTCACAACCTGATCAGTACCAACATGAAACATTTAAGAG ATGGAATCTGCAAAAGTTTACTGAACTGCCCTATCAGTCGTCAATTAttgacaatgaaaattttaatatgtcaATATATATGACCGATCTTTCTTGGATTTCATCAAAGTTAGATTGTTTAGGAATTTGCTCGTTTTTTGAGGATACCTTATTGTGTAAAAGTGAAAACTCAGCacatattctttttttgtgccaaattattaaccaaaattttacttctctTACGTTTGATGCTCTACAAATACACGCACATATGCAAAGCTCCGAAGAAAAGCTTCAGAATTCTCAAACTATTGAtccctttattaaaaaaaaatggatgtcTGGTCTGAATATAAAATCAACTTACCTCAAGGAGAAAAACATTGTTGATGTTGAAAACTCCGAGTCTTATTCTTATGATACAGCTGTCAGTCTTAGTTGTCCAGGAAATTATGTGGTTATGCTAAGTAAAACAGACCAACAACTTTGTGTTTGGGATGTGGAAAG gtgtAAAAAAGTTCGTGTACTCAAAAATGTTCCTCAACCTCAGTCAATTTCTTTGGTAGGAGAGTATTGTGTGGCAGTATTGTGCAATCGAGAGATTAAACTAATAGACTTGGATAATGGAAAACATGtg CTTACTCTGAAAGGTGTAATGAACCAGAAAATGCCCTATTTTGCCGTTCATGATCCTGAACATATAGTTTGTCTTTCGAGAAACCGAATGTATgtgaatttgatgaatttaaaatcCGGAGATTGCATCACAACCTTCAAAGCGGGAGAG gatcgatttttaaattccttaCTGGTATCAGGGGATGGAAg gatATTAGTATGTGGAGACGAAACGAG CAAACCTTTTCCATTGCTGGTATGGAACTTAACCCAAAGAAAGTTACTTTACGATTTACGTATACCTCATCATGACTTTGTAACTGCATTATCAG CCATCACTCATGAAGGTTCATATGTTGCTGTTGTGGCTAAGGAAATTGTAGAACCATCACCCAATTTCATTGTTGTATATGATCTTCAAAGTGGAAcgttattcaaaaaatggaaacCAGCATGTAACACTGTAGCTTTATCGATTTCCCAAAAGAATATGTGTGTGATTGCTGGACTTGAAGATGCAAAAATTGTTATGTGGGATTTAATAACAG gAAACTGTCGAGGTACATTAGTAGGGCATACTGCACCAGTCactttactaaaaattgacaCATCAGGAAGGATTTTGCTTTCTGGTGATATTGAATGTAGAGATCAATCGATTAGAATATGGGAACTACACACGG gATTGCATTTGGCAACATACACGCCGAAGCTAAATATTTTAGCTTGTGAATTATCATCAGATGGCAATTATGTGGTTCTCACTTTCAAAGGTTCTTCGGCCGTTCAAACATTAGAGCTGCGTGGGttagattatttaaaaaaacaaaacaactcTACTTTTGGAAACGAGGATTTTGAAGGAActgtttttgatttgaattgttaa
- the LOC134829264 gene encoding uncharacterized protein LOC134829264 isoform X3, whose protein sequence is MISKIQKESKIVFYILSPTLGPSIEKDVFFKCFDYVNRKYQCSEADFEIHMYDLHDDHATTSKTLWKEKQPYIQGSEQHDQAANCLFAISKYINSCYLVPILMLNDSVGDILLPLSFETQDFVSLISKVEQQNPEDKLLVEKWYKLDKKSKPQCYRLQIKSNMIEKKESERVLHILTENLSVELLDLYLTTIVEQEINHTILFNQDVAKRCLWIQNTCETQNSSEIGKLESENLRRITNLRQELSMHLSDNQVFGSNFLTSVQQDQLELALQASLCNIVENIIDDYSSKVKVPNCTNGVDRRLLFELDSTDRFIKYLIQNRANFDILDDIKSFYQSSSKNIMIVEGLSGAGKTTLIAKIADVINLWKPNTIIITRFCKMSYYKCTPLMLLRSIVEQLSMLIMNKPYQKYENDLQSVLATLKEILSSTNKPICFLFDDFHITFKNKLEDVTWLNSMFTPHIKCIITLPVYEKPPTDVLTLKDFQSIDVQKLEVVQIKCPASQWKNIITHGIGDINTTIMNSDLLATWSTTEERILVKAKILWWLTWLGVGDLPEMSLKLLSFKVLNVIEEMFGEEITSYFISIIAASRCGLLESELIELFKEKYNEKSYSINSRFLWGKFSWAIGSLLSNGKNVYFVDSVLMDAIKEKYAQQIADAHKILLKYYTSQPDQYQHETFKRWNLQKFTELPYQSSIIDNENFNMSIYMTDLSWISSKLDCLGICSFFEDTLLCKSENSAHILFLCQIINQNFTSLTFDALQIHAHMQSSEEKLQNSQTIDPFIKKKWMSGLNIKSTYLKEKNIVDVENSESYSYDTAVSLSCPGNYVVMLSKTDQQLCVWDVERCKKVRVLKNVPQPQSISLVGEYCVAVLCNREIKLIDLDNGKHVLTLKGVMNQKMPYFAVHDPEHIVCLSRNRMYVNLMNLKSGDCITTFKAGEDRFLNSLLVSGDGRILVCGDETSKPFPLLVWNLTQRKLLYDLRIPHHDFVTALSAITHEGSYVAVVAKEIVEPSPNFIVVYDLQSGTLFKKWKPACNTVALSISQKNMCVIAGLEDAKIVMWDLITGNCRGTLVGHTAPVTLLKIDTSGRILLSGDIECRDQSIRIWELHTGLHLATYTPKLNILACELSSDGNYVVLTFKGSSAVQTLELRGLDYLKKQNNSTFGNEDFEGTVFDLNC, encoded by the exons ATGATATCTAAAATACAAAAGGAAtcgaaaattgttttctatattttatcaCCTACTctag GTCCTTCGATTGAAAaagatgtattttttaaatgttttgattaTGTTAATCGAAAATACCAGTGCTCAGAGGCAGATTTTGAGATACATATGTACGACCTTCATGATGACCATGCAACaacatcaaaaactttgtGGAAAGAAAAACAACCTTATATTCAAGGCTCGGAACAACATGACCAAGCTGCAAATTGCTTATTTGCCATTTCCA AATATATAAACAGCTGCTACCTCGTACCTATATTGATGTTAAACGATTCAGTTGGAGATATATTACTTCCATTGTCATTTGAAACACAAGATTTTGTTTCTCTAATTAGTAAAGTGGAACAACAAAATCCAGAAGATAAGTTGTTAGTAGAAAAATG GTATAAGCTTGATAAGAAATCCAAACCCCAATGTTACAGGCTCCAAATAAAG AGCAatatgatagaaaaaaaagaatcagaGCGTGTGTTACAtattttaacggaaaatttatCGGTTGAGCTATTAGATCTATATCTGACCACTATTGTGGAACAA gaAATCAACCACACAATACTTTTCAATCAAGATGTTGCAAAACGTTGTCTTTGGATTCAAAATACATGTGAAACACAAAATAGCAGTGAAATAGGAAAATtggaaagtgaaaatttaagacGTATTACAAATTTGCGACAAGAGCTTTCT ATGCATTTATCAGATAATCAAGTGTTTGGATCGAATTTCCTTACATCGGTTCAACAGGATCAACTGGAATTAGCCTTACAGGCATCCCTCTGTAATATTGTAGAAAATATTATAGATGATTACAGTTCTAAAGTGAAAGTTCCAAATTGTACAAATGGTGTTGATAGACGCTTACTATTTGAGTTAGATAGTACAGAtcgttttataaaatatcttaTACAAAATCgtgcaaattttgacattttagacGATATTAAGAG TTTTTATCAGTCGAGCtccaaaaatattatgatagtTGAAGGACTTTCTGGGGCAGGAAAAACAACCCTTATAGCTAAAATTGCAGATGTTATAAATTTGTGGAAACCAAATACTATAATCATAACAAg ATTTTGTAAAATGTCATATTACAAATGTACACCTTTGATGTTGTTAAGATCAATTGTCGAGCAATTATCAATGTTGATAATGAATAAACcttatcaaaaatatgaaaat gaCCTACAGTCTGTGTTAGCcacattaaaagaaatattatcgTCAACTAACAAaccaatttgttttttatttgatgactTTCACAtcacattcaaaaataaattagaagatGTTACTTGGTTAAACTCAATGTTTACCCCGCATATTAAATGTATCATAACTCTGCCAGTGTATGAAAAACCACCAACTGATGTACTAACATTGAAAGATTTCCAATCAATTGATGTCCAAAAACTAGAGGTAGTACAAATAAAATGTCCAGCATCtcaatggaaaaatataataacacATGGTATAGGCGATATTAATACTACAATTATGAATTCAGATTTACTGGCCACTTGGTCTACCACCGAAGAAAGAATATTAGTAAAAGCCAAG ATACTATGGTGGTTAACGTGGTTGGGTGTAGGCGATTTACCTGAAATGTCACTTAAACTTTTGTCGTTCAAAGTCCTAAACGTAATAGAGGAAATGTTTGGAGAAGAGATTACCTCTTATTTCATTTCCATTATTGCTGCGTCTAGGTGTGGACTTCTTGAATCCGAGCTGATAGAATTGTTCAAAGAAAAGTACAATGAAAAATCTT ATTCAATAAACTCGAGATTCTTATGGGGCAAATTCAGCTGGGCGATAGGATCACTTTTatcaaatggaaaaaatgtctATTTCGTTGACAGTGTATTGATGGATgctattaaagaaaaatatgcacAACAGATTGCAGAtgcacataaaatattattaaaatattacacaTCACAACCTGATCAGTACCAACATGAAACATTTAAGAG ATGGAATCTGCAAAAGTTTACTGAACTGCCCTATCAGTCGTCAATTAttgacaatgaaaattttaatatgtcaATATATATGACCGATCTTTCTTGGATTTCATCAAAGTTAGATTGTTTAGGAATTTGCTCGTTTTTTGAGGATACCTTATTGTGTAAAAGTGAAAACTCAGCacatattctttttttgtgccaaattattaaccaaaattttacttctctTACGTTTGATGCTCTACAAATACACGCACATATGCAAAGCTCCGAAGAAAAGCTTCAGAATTCTCAAACTATTGAtccctttattaaaaaaaaatggatgtcTGGTCTGAATATAAAATCAACTTACCTCAAGGAGAAAAACATTGTTGATGTTGAAAACTCCGAGTCTTATTCTTATGATACAGCTGTCAGTCTTAGTTGTCCAGGAAATTATGTGGTTATGCTAAGTAAAACAGACCAACAACTTTGTGTTTGGGATGTGGAAAG gtgtAAAAAAGTTCGTGTACTCAAAAATGTTCCTCAACCTCAGTCAATTTCTTTGGTAGGAGAGTATTGTGTGGCAGTATTGTGCAATCGAGAGATTAAACTAATAGACTTGGATAATGGAAAACATGtg CTTACTCTGAAAGGTGTAATGAACCAGAAAATGCCCTATTTTGCCGTTCATGATCCTGAACATATAGTTTGTCTTTCGAGAAACCGAATGTATgtgaatttgatgaatttaaaatcCGGAGATTGCATCACAACCTTCAAAGCGGGAGAG gatcgatttttaaattccttaCTGGTATCAGGGGATGGAAg gatATTAGTATGTGGAGACGAAACGAG CAAACCTTTTCCATTGCTGGTATGGAACTTAACCCAAAGAAAGTTACTTTACGATTTACGTATACCTCATCATGACTTTGTAACTGCATTATCAG CCATCACTCATGAAGGTTCATATGTTGCTGTTGTGGCTAAGGAAATTGTAGAACCATCACCCAATTTCATTGTTGTATATGATCTTCAAAGTGGAAcgttattcaaaaaatggaaacCAGCATGTAACACTGTAGCTTTATCGATTTCCCAAAAGAATATGTGTGTGATTGCTGGACTTGAAGATGCAAAAATTGTTATGTGGGATTTAATAACAG gAAACTGTCGAGGTACATTAGTAGGGCATACTGCACCAGTCactttactaaaaattgacaCATCAGGAAGGATTTTGCTTTCTGGTGATATTGAATGTAGAGATCAATCGATTAGAATATGGGAACTACACACGG gATTGCATTTGGCAACATACACGCCGAAGCTAAATATTTTAGCTTGTGAATTATCATCAGATGGCAATTATGTGGTTCTCACTTTCAAAGGTTCTTCGGCCGTTCAAACATTAGAGCTGCGTGGGttagattatttaaaaaaacaaaacaactcTACTTTTGGAAACGAGGATTTTGAAGGAActgtttttgatttgaattgttaa